The following are encoded in a window of Gopherus flavomarginatus isolate rGopFla2 chromosome 10, rGopFla2.mat.asm, whole genome shotgun sequence genomic DNA:
- the DBI gene encoding acyl-CoA-binding protein: protein MSQAEFDKAAEEVKQLKSQPTDEEMLYIYSHFKQATVGDINTERPGFLDFKGKAKWDAWNALKGMAKEEAMKAYIAKVEELKGKYGI, encoded by the exons ATGTCTCAG GCTGAGTTTGATAAAGCTGCTGAAGAAGTTAAGCAACTGAAATCTCAACCAACAGATGAAGAAATGCTGTACATCTACAGTCACTTCAAACAAGCTACAGTTGGAGATATAAACACAG AACGCCCTGGTTTTCTTGACTTCAAAGGCAAAGCGAAGTGGGATGCCTGGAATGCATTAAAAG GAATGGCCAAAGAAGAGGCAATGAAAGCTTACATAGCAAAAGTGGAAGAACTGAAGGGCAAATATGGCATCTAA
- the TMEM37 gene encoding voltage-dependent calcium channel gamma-like subunit, with protein sequence MTAIAVQAQRLLAHRRPKKSFFETFIRSLIILCVAIAVVLSSVSVCDGHWLFAKGQLFGLWHFCTVGNGTILKCVTDLNQASVEGINFGMILARSVVSLAVVVAIFGLELLMVSQVCEDTNSRRKWSMGSILILLSFLLSSSGVLSFLILLKDYITFMGFTLTFWCEFIAACLFFLNGMSGLHINNITYPWNRTRKF encoded by the exons ATGACAGCCATAGCGGTGCAG GCACAGAGGTTGCTTGCTCACAGAAGACCCAAGAAATCATTCTTTGAGACTTTCATCAGAAGCCTCATTATTTTGTGCGTGGCAATAGCAGTTGTCCTGTCATCAGTTTCAGTTTGCGATGGCCACTGGCTTTTTGCAAAAGGACAGTTGTTTGGACTGTGGCACTTCTGCACCGTAGGCAACGGCACCATATTGAAATGTGTCACTGATCTGAATCAGGCCAGTGTGGAAGGGATTAATTTTGGAATGATTCTTGCAAGAAGTGTGGTGTCTCTTGCTGTGGTTGTAGCGATATTTGGCCTGGAACTTCTGATGGTCTCCCAAGTCTGTGAAGACACTAATTCAAGACGAAAATGGTCAATGGGATCAATCCTTATTCTTCTCTCATTTCTCCTGTCCTCCAGTGGAGTCCTGAGTTTTTTAATCCTCCTGAAGGACTACATTACCTTCATGGGCTTCACACTGACCTTTTGGTGTGAGTTCATTGCTGCCTGCCTTTTCTTCCTTAATGGAATGAGCGGACTTCACATTAACAACATAACATACCCATGGAACAGAACAAGAAAATTCTAG